GTTCCCCCCTCGCCAAATCGACGGGGCAAAACGCACGCCTATGCCCGCCTTGTGAAAACACGACCCACCCCCACGACCGCGCCAAACGCATAACCAAAGGCGAGCGATGAGAAACCGGGAATGGGAATATGAAGAATAAATACCATAGCTTTTTTAGCATAGCAATGAAATTTAAGGAGATGTAATGACAATTCGTGAACTTCTGGATGGAATTGAAAAACTCGATTATGTGCTACCCGAATTCCAAAGGGAATACGTTTGGGGCTTAGAGAGAGCTAAGCAATTATTTGTTTCATTGTTCAATAAATATCCGACAGGAAGCCTCCTGGTCTGGAAAACTCAAAACCCCCCTGAAATAAAGAATAACGCAATCGATAGGGAAAGAATAGGAACAACTGCAATTCTATTAGACGGACAACAAAGGCTTACAACATTATATTTATTGGTAAATAATGAAATCCCGCCATATTACAAAGAAGAAGAGATAGCTTATGATCCTAGACGACTGTTTTTTAATGTGTCTTCAGGTGAGTTGCTGTATTATCAAGCGATAA
The window above is part of the bacterium genome. Proteins encoded here:
- a CDS encoding DUF262 domain-containing protein; translated protein: MTIRELLDGIEKLDYVLPEFQREYVWGLERAKQLFVSLFNKYPTGSLLVWKTQNPPEIKNNAIDRERIGTTAILLDGQQRLTTLYLLVNNEIPPYYKEEEIAYDPRRLFFNVSSGELLYYQAI